A genomic region of Chelmon rostratus isolate fCheRos1 chromosome 8, fCheRos1.pri, whole genome shotgun sequence contains the following coding sequences:
- the cd4-2.2 gene encoding CD4-2 molecule, tandem duplicate 2 isoform X3, which yields MHICLHFTSFDPTFKMKIAVWFVLVLGALSAAGDVFLTKPGQSATLKCGVNNFVNSLEWRNEKDRIYSQDKGFPRRGQGDIADRSQLRNTNLRISGVKEQDAGKFTCEVDGTAREHTLLVVSVSVSSSADLRLGGTATLQCQVKGLSPDSTVQWKRPDGRPHKGSQIVQLYPLARSDVGTWICVISHAGKTFNESLDIKVAEPAHTTPAPVPPKSTKDNRAAAPSSKLGLSWWMWVVIGVGCAVVLLLMAFVVCLCKRIKRRRRKLRKMKNGRQRLKPEQYCQCNHPTAAAKPQQGRRREKPSAPPLQPLLMG from the exons ATGcatatttgtttgcattttacatCCTTCGAtccaacatttaaaatgaagattgctgtttggtttgtgcttg TGCTGGGTGCGCTCTCTGCAGCAGGCGACGTGTTTCTCACAAAACCCGGACAGAGTGCCACCTTGAAATGTGGGGTCAACAACTTCGTCAACAGCCTGGAGTGGCGTAATGAAAAGGACCGGATTTATAGCCAAGATAAGGGATTCCCCCGCAGAG GCCAAGGTGACATTGCAGATAGGTCACAGCTGAGGAACACAAATCTGAGGATCAGTGGAGTGAAGGAACAAGATGCCGGAAAGTTCACTTGCGAGGTAGATGGGACAGCTCGAGAACATACACTTCTTGTGGTCTCAG TCTCGGTCAGCTCCTCGGCTGATCTCCGGCTGGGCGGCACGGCTACGCTGCAGTGTCAGGTAAAGGGTCTGAGCCCAGACTCTACAGTGCAGTGGAAGAGGCCAGATGGAAGGCCGCACAAAGGGTCACAGATAGTTCAGCTGTACCCTTTGGCCCGCTCAGATGTAGGAACCTGGATCTGCGTGATTTCCCATGCCGGGAAGACGTTCAACGAGAGCTTAGACATCAAAGTTGCAG AGCCTGCTCATACAACACCTGCACCAGTCCCTCCCAAAAGCACCAAGGATAACC GTGCTGCTGCCCCTTCGTCCAAGCTGGGGCTCAGCTGGTGGATGTGGGTTGTAATTGGAGTTGGCTGCGCGGTTGTGCTCCTCCTGATGGCCTTTGTCGTTTGCTTGTGCAAGAGGATCAAAAGAAGGAGG AGAAAATTGCGGAAGATGAAGAATGGCCGCCAGCGACTGAAGCCTGAGCAGTACTGCCAGTGTAACCA cccaacagctgcagcaaaaccGCAGCAAGGACGCCGGAGAGAGAAGCCATCAGCCCCCCCTCTGCAACCCCTCCTAATGGGTTGA
- the cd4-2.2 gene encoding CD4-2 molecule, tandem duplicate 2 isoform X1, whose protein sequence is MFLFYHFLLTEMHICLHFTSFDPTFKMKIAVWFVLVLGALSAAGDVFLTKPGQSATLKCGVNNFVNSLEWRNEKDRIYSQDKGFPRRGQGDIADRSQLRNTNLRISGVKEQDAGKFTCEVDGTAREHTLLVVSVSVSSSADLRLGGTATLQCQVKGLSPDSTVQWKRPDGRPHKGSQIVQLYPLARSDVGTWICVISHAGKTFNESLDIKVAEPAHTTPAPVPPKSTKDNRAAAPSSKLGLSWWMWVVIGVGCAVVLLLMAFVVCLCKRIKRRRRKLRKMKNGRQRLKPEQYCQCNHPTAAAKPQQGRRREKPSAPPLQPLLMG, encoded by the exons ATGTTTctcttttatcattttctccTGACAGAAATGcatatttgtttgcattttacatCCTTCGAtccaacatttaaaatgaagattgctgtttggtttgtgcttg TGCTGGGTGCGCTCTCTGCAGCAGGCGACGTGTTTCTCACAAAACCCGGACAGAGTGCCACCTTGAAATGTGGGGTCAACAACTTCGTCAACAGCCTGGAGTGGCGTAATGAAAAGGACCGGATTTATAGCCAAGATAAGGGATTCCCCCGCAGAG GCCAAGGTGACATTGCAGATAGGTCACAGCTGAGGAACACAAATCTGAGGATCAGTGGAGTGAAGGAACAAGATGCCGGAAAGTTCACTTGCGAGGTAGATGGGACAGCTCGAGAACATACACTTCTTGTGGTCTCAG TCTCGGTCAGCTCCTCGGCTGATCTCCGGCTGGGCGGCACGGCTACGCTGCAGTGTCAGGTAAAGGGTCTGAGCCCAGACTCTACAGTGCAGTGGAAGAGGCCAGATGGAAGGCCGCACAAAGGGTCACAGATAGTTCAGCTGTACCCTTTGGCCCGCTCAGATGTAGGAACCTGGATCTGCGTGATTTCCCATGCCGGGAAGACGTTCAACGAGAGCTTAGACATCAAAGTTGCAG AGCCTGCTCATACAACACCTGCACCAGTCCCTCCCAAAAGCACCAAGGATAACC GTGCTGCTGCCCCTTCGTCCAAGCTGGGGCTCAGCTGGTGGATGTGGGTTGTAATTGGAGTTGGCTGCGCGGTTGTGCTCCTCCTGATGGCCTTTGTCGTTTGCTTGTGCAAGAGGATCAAAAGAAGGAGG AGAAAATTGCGGAAGATGAAGAATGGCCGCCAGCGACTGAAGCCTGAGCAGTACTGCCAGTGTAACCA cccaacagctgcagcaaaaccGCAGCAAGGACGCCGGAGAGAGAAGCCATCAGCCCCCCCTCTGCAACCCCTCCTAATGGGTTGA
- the cd4-2.2 gene encoding CD4-2 molecule, tandem duplicate 2 isoform X2, giving the protein MFLFYHFLLTEMHICLHFTSFDPTFKMKIAVWFVLVLGALSAAGDVFLTKPGQSATLKCGVNNFVNSLEWRNEKDRIYSQDKGFPRRGQGDIADRSQLRNTNLRISGVKEQDAGKFTCEVDGTAREHTLLVVSVSVSSSADLRLGGTATLQCQVKGLSPDSTVQWKRPDGRPHKGSQIVQLYPLARSDVGTWICVISHAGKTFNESLDIKVAEPAHTTPAPVPPKSTKDNRAAAPSSKLGLSWWMWVVIGVGCAVVLLLMAFVVCLCKRIKRRRRKLRKMKNGRQRLKPEQYCQSQQLQQNRSKDAGERSHQPPLCNPS; this is encoded by the exons ATGTTTctcttttatcattttctccTGACAGAAATGcatatttgtttgcattttacatCCTTCGAtccaacatttaaaatgaagattgctgtttggtttgtgcttg TGCTGGGTGCGCTCTCTGCAGCAGGCGACGTGTTTCTCACAAAACCCGGACAGAGTGCCACCTTGAAATGTGGGGTCAACAACTTCGTCAACAGCCTGGAGTGGCGTAATGAAAAGGACCGGATTTATAGCCAAGATAAGGGATTCCCCCGCAGAG GCCAAGGTGACATTGCAGATAGGTCACAGCTGAGGAACACAAATCTGAGGATCAGTGGAGTGAAGGAACAAGATGCCGGAAAGTTCACTTGCGAGGTAGATGGGACAGCTCGAGAACATACACTTCTTGTGGTCTCAG TCTCGGTCAGCTCCTCGGCTGATCTCCGGCTGGGCGGCACGGCTACGCTGCAGTGTCAGGTAAAGGGTCTGAGCCCAGACTCTACAGTGCAGTGGAAGAGGCCAGATGGAAGGCCGCACAAAGGGTCACAGATAGTTCAGCTGTACCCTTTGGCCCGCTCAGATGTAGGAACCTGGATCTGCGTGATTTCCCATGCCGGGAAGACGTTCAACGAGAGCTTAGACATCAAAGTTGCAG AGCCTGCTCATACAACACCTGCACCAGTCCCTCCCAAAAGCACCAAGGATAACC GTGCTGCTGCCCCTTCGTCCAAGCTGGGGCTCAGCTGGTGGATGTGGGTTGTAATTGGAGTTGGCTGCGCGGTTGTGCTCCTCCTGATGGCCTTTGTCGTTTGCTTGTGCAAGAGGATCAAAAGAAGGAGG AGAAAATTGCGGAAGATGAAGAATGGCCGCCAGCGACTGAAGCCTGAGCAGTACTGCCAGT cccaacagctgcagcaaaaccGCAGCAAGGACGCCGGAGAGAGAAGCCATCAGCCCCCCCTCTGCAACCCCTCCTAA